CCGTTGTGGGGTTTGCAAGCACCACAGTAGCTGGCTGAAGTCTTGGGGTTCCTGGTGAGAGACAGCGGGAAGGGGATGTGGGGATGTGTAGtgaaaggaaaagacagagattTTCCTGGTTGCTTGACAAACATAAGCCCAGCCCTTAGCTTCAGCCCCGGCTCTGACAACATCAGATCACAGTAAACCTCAGGTCCCTGTTTACTCCCCTTCCCCGGCTCTACCTCCCCTGGTTTCTCAGTGCGTCTACTCTTATCTGGCACTGATAATGTGTGGGCTCTGAAAATGTGCCCTTTGGTCTAAAAGTGTGGGGATTCCAAAAAGCCTCCAAGAATGAATGACTCAATCGAGGCTGAAAAGAGCCACATCGTCCAGATACGTACATTTGCTGGGACCCAGCTCGCAAAGCACTTTAACAATCTTTTCGCAACCGCTGTCCACATGGAGTGAGGCTGCAGGGCTGCCATTCCTACTCCTAGATTCTTGTCTTCCTGGATGCATCGTCAGTCCGTGGTTGGGATTCCAGCACCGAGAGCTGCGCTGCTGCATGTAACTCCTCCACTGCCTCTGAAGACCCCCTTTAGGACCCAAGGATCAAAACCCTACCTCAGGGTGCTCATCTTGTTCTCCctgttctatttaaaaaaaaaaaaaaaaaaaaaacgaaaaaaaaagactaagggACTGATCCTACTGCTCTAGTCTCATTCCAAAGGGGTTCCTAGACTTGCTGTTGATAAAGTCGACAACTGCTCTTTGTTTAGTTCTCACCCGACCTCCTATTCCAGTCAGAGGGCTCCTAGGCCACCCCAAATATCTGTGGCTTGCCCACATCTGCACTGTGCCTTTGTTTATGAGTTACCCCCTTGAAGACTTTCCTGCAgcctcttttgtttgtttttgtttgtttgtttgtttgtttgtttcttgacagtttcgctcttgttgcccaggctctagagtgcaatggcactatcttggctcactgcaacctccacctccctgctgagtagctgggattacaggcgcccaccaccacgcctggctaattttttctgtattttagcagagatggggtttcaccatgttggccaggctggtctcgaactcctcacctcaggtgattcacccacctcggcctcccaaaatgctggaattacaggtgtgagccaccgcgcctagcctccTGCAGCGTCTTATCTGTCACGCAGACTAACATCCTTTAAGACATGCTCCCAGCCCATGGCTAGAAAGGCTGCAGAATGTGGAACTATTTGATGTCCTAACAGCTCCTGCCAACATGAAAATGACCAGCAGGCTCAGTCATGCTGCCGAGGTTAAACTTCAACTGTTTAAACGCCAAccgtggaatctgcaaatgggTAAATACCATACTCTGTACAGGGAGCCAAAGAATCCGCTCAAAGCAGCTGCTCAATATGTGTCAGACCGGGCCTTAGTTACAGAGCAACACAGACGGACTAACAAAGTACATATTCTGATGTTTCATGAACCTGCTACGTCAGGGAGACTAATTGAAACAGCTCTCCTGCCAAGCAGAAAATTCCATATggagaagagataaataaaaagaagctgCGGGCTGTGGAACATCAGAGGAAAGCAGGTCCCTCTGAGAGATGTAAGTTAAATATGTTTAGTGTAATCTGAGATACCCCGGGGCCTCTCCAGCTTGGACAGACAGATGAGGTTACATTAGGAATAACCTGCATTCCACTCCATGCCCTGGCTGCTCGTGATGAAGCCTTAGCAAGGGCTCCATGTCTATTTCTGGCAGTGCCAAGGATGTCTCTTGGTTTCTCATGAACAAAGCTGGTCCTGCCAAGCACCCATGGGGTCTACCAGACCTGGCTGTTTCTTGTCCATACCCAGAGCAGTGGGACCTTCTTGTTGATGCATTGTGAAGTCAAGACCTCTCCCCACTTTGTATATGTACCCCAGGCTCTTCAAGGATTTTTAGTGAAAGGGCCATTTGAGAGTTTGAATCATTGATCACCACCCACATGGCACTCAGGAAGAGCTGAACCAAGGGACACATCTGAGCACCAGACATGGCAGGTCATCCTCCTCCCCCAGGATCATCCTCCTCCCCCAGTGACCAAGGCTTCATTACTGAatccagctgctgcttctctggtgGAATTCATGTAGTCATGGCTGGTTAAGTCTCAGTGTTAGCCAGACCTGCGAGTCCCAGCTCGGGCTTGAGCAGAGTTCCCCATTAAAAGGAATTagactctttttctttgttaaattgcCTTAGGAGGTAATGCTTCTGGACCACAGTCATGGAACACAGACAATTTCTATCACAACATCAGATGTTAATGATATCCTAAGCTAATGCTTGTGTTGTTATAACAGACtgagaattaaattaatttaaacaatgatatctacagaaaaattattttgctgggtgtggtggctcatgcctgtaatcccaacactttgggaggccaaggcgggcagatcacctgaggtcaggagttcaagaccagcctgaccaacatgggaaaaccccatctccactaaaaatataaaaattagctggatgtggtggcagacgcctgtaattccagctattcaggaggctgaggcaggagaattgcttgaacctgggcagtggaggttgcaatgagcagaggttgtgccattgccctcctgcctgggcgacagagcgagactgtctctcaaaaacaaaaaaacaaaaaaacaaaaacaaaaaaaaaaacagaaaaatcattttaatttatagaGTACATACTTTTGTAAAAACTATtaaatgcttagaaatttttttaaaaactgtgcaaTCTTCAGTAAATTACCATACCACTCTGCCCTTCAAGGTATTAAAAGAAATAACCCCAAATTCCAATAATCTCTAACACTCAATGAGTCTCTATAATCTATACTTTCCCAAATATAACCCAGAAATGAACAaccataaaagaacaaaagagattttaaaaagtactggaGAAATTTATCGCCTGCCTCCATGTCTATAAACATTCCATGGACACAAAATACAATCATTTAAATTCCCTGGAAACCACCTATATTTTTGCAAAAAATTCATTCTGACCAACAGTTGGGAACCAAGAATAGGTCTAGAGCTCCTAATTTAGGCAGCTGTCCCAACACAAAAGCAGAGGAGCCAGAGGTGAGTTCTCCAACGCCGCACCTGTGTCTGCAAACGTTTACACAAGACCCTTGAATGGAGAACATGCCTTGCAGGGCAAATTCAACTTTTCCAAATGACACTTCTATAAGTTACTACATCTCTGTGAAGGATGCTGGATTAGTATTAACTGTCTTGCAAATACACATACAGAAACTCAGGTAAGGTCAGCCTTACTCAGTAGATAAACCCCAAACACAAAACCAACTGGGTCAGCCTGTCATAACTGGATCCCTCTTGCATGTAAAGACAAAGGTTGTCTTCTTGGAGATGGAGAAGAGTTCAGCATAGCTCGCTTTGGGGCCAACTTAGAGCATGGGTGAACCAATCCTAGCTGTCCTCTGACAAATAACAGCAGGAGTCCTGCCAGGAGCTCCTCCCCCAAGCACTCGGCTCCACGAGGCAAACCTCAGAAAATTACAGGGGAAAAGGGCTCTCCATTTCTCAGTAGGGGGCACCCTGGTCCCCACCGCCACTTTGTTTGCCCTCCAAGGGAAAAACCTCTCAATACCAGGTCCAGGAGCAGCTGGGTGGGATCACTCAGAACCCAGCCAAGAGCTAATTTTCTCTTGGCTTCAAAATCCATCCTATGCTTGGAGATGCTGGGGCTGGGATTCTACAAACCACATTCTGGCTTCGTGCCCTGATAGGCTCTGCCCTCGGGAGCGCTAGCAGGAATCTGCAAGGATAAGGAGGAAGTAGGAAGTGGCTCCTTGTTCACTTCCTGTTTGCTTCCTGTTCACTTTCTATCAGCTTCCTATCCCTGCCAGACAGGTTGCTAACCTTAGCAGCACTTTTTCTTCACCTGGGCAGTGGCAACTCCTCCCAGAAACGTTTCaatgcagtttttggtttttccAACACTCACAAAAGCAGCCTCAGTGGGGGTCCCCTCAGAGACACCAACAAAACAGCTCCCCAATTCAAAGGCAGGGGAACCATCCCCACAGGGGCTCTCCTTGGAGCTCAGAGATACCAGCTGCGTTGAGCAGCATCCCCACTCCCCCACCTCAGAAGTCTGAGATTCAGCCCCGTTTCCCTTCTCCAGGCAACTACCTTTCAATGAGTCCAGCATCTTCCTCTTGTTCCCAAGCCTCAAGTGTGATGCCTGCTTCCTGTGGTGCTACCTCCATGCATACCTTTGTATTCCCTTCCTGCCCTTTACTGTCACCTGGTTAATCATCCTTTATATTATCTCTAATAAAATAGCTGGTGTGATTTCTATCTCCTGCCTGGACCCAGACGAATCACCCACATTTTGGTCCTGAGCATCTGTGGCAGAGACTAGAGCCGGGGACTGCTCAACCCCACCAGAGAGCAGTGTGGGAGGGCAcacactcacccacccacctacAGCTCACATTCTAATCTGGTTTCTCTCAACCAAGCTCTGCATGAGCAAGAGCAAGTTCAGATTTAAAGGACACCATGAAATGAGTGGTAAATGGAGCTTAATTGCTGTACGTTCTTGGGGGATGGCTGCAGGGACCCCTAGTTAAACATTTGCatgtttctccttgttggtcagtaGCGAACTGTAGAGAGCATCCTCATCACAGGCTTTCGGGCAAAGATGATCTTGTTATAGTTTTCAGCTGGACAGTCTCTGGAATCCGTATGTAAGCGTGTGGGTTCTGGGATCATGGTAGGAGCCATGGCCGATACCGAATAAGCACCCCACATTGATAACGTGGATTCTGACAGCATGTCCCTGAACACAGCTTTGCCGGAAGACTTGGACGACTTTCTCCTTTTTGGCTGAATGACGCTGGAAGGTTTATTCTGCCTAGATGCCCAGGGGCTTTCTTCAAGGGCATGCATGCATTCCAGTTCTCTAGTTTTGCTTTTCTCAATGAGTCGTTTCACTGTCTGGGAGGTATAGGTGACATAGGCTGGCCAGGGGTCGTGTTTTTCAAGCAGCTTCCGGGGAAGTCCAGTGTTTTCTGTGAGTCCTACcagcaaagaaagacaaatgcaGGCCATTTAGAGGCAGTCACATGCAATAGCTCGGTTCTTCACACAATGGGAAGGCCTCGGAACCAGATTTTGAAGTCCTCCCTATTTTGCACCCCTTGTATTCAGtcagaataaaatccaattcAAAGTAGGGGAACAGAATGACATCCTAGAAAGTATATCAATTAAACAATGACAGAATCGTAAGGAGCAAGAGACAGAATCAAACAGACCtgattgattttaaatatttgcataacCTCAAATTGTTTTACCCCTAAACTTCTATTTTTTCACCAATAAAAGTGGTTAATCGAAGGCCTGacaactaaagaaaataattatttcaagggCTTGGAACAGTACATCTTAGTGCTTAAAAGCATGGGTTCTGTACTTGTCTGCTTCAGATTCCTACTCTACCCTTTTCGTAGCTGTGAACCTTGAACAAGTTTCTTAACCTTGCTAAACTTCAagtgcctcatctgtaaaatggtgattagAACAAGACAAAGTTCATGGAAATTTCTTGTGGAttaaagataatttatgtaaagctTTTAGCACAGTACATGACATGTAGTAATCAGTAAATGGTACCTAAAACTTTTGGCTATGTCTCCCAGCCCaaactatttcatttaatcctagTTACACCTTATAAGGTAGGTATTCTCCCCATTTAATAGAGAACGAAACTGAGGCTGACTAGCTTGCACGACTAACAAGTGGTGGGTTTGAACTCAAGCTTAACAAggctcaaaaaaacacaaagctttTCACTATGGTTGCTGGCCAGAAGTTTTGGGTGTTTGCCAAGAGGGGTAGGTGTTGCTAGAAATTCAGTCCATTAGTTTATCAAGCAGCCTGTTCCTTTACAGATCCAAAATCATGGGCATGTCAGTCCTTCCGATCTTTCATTTGCAACGTCACTCTATTTAGCAGAAATGATTCCATTTCTCTCCTGCAGCTGCTACCTTCCTCTGTGTTCTTATGTGGTGCATTCTTTCCCTCATTCTCTATTTCTTTGGTCAGTTCAACTGGAGTTTTGCAGGGAGGGGAGTTAAAAGAGTCATCTTGCCATCTCCAAACtgaatgtagttttaaaaaaaatgccgTCAGTGGGGATAATCAAGTGAAGTGTAGGTTGTATTCCCACACTACCTCGTGCGTGTCCAGGAGCTGGAGCTTGTCTGGGGACAGAGCTGTCAGGAAAGAATGTGCTGTAGAAGGATTCCATCTCCCTGTAAAAGTCATGTGTGACATTACCTCTCCCTAGAAAATTCCCGGCAAGGCCTCCAAGCACAGACTGTTCACCCTTGCCTCCTCCGAGCAAATGTAAAGATCTTGTGGGATAGGGCATTTGCATGAATCTGGCAGAGTCCAAACTCAAATGCCTGGAGCAAAATGAGCAGCAACCCCCTTCCATCTCCTGAACATGCTTTGTTCTCTGCCAGCATAACGAGAGTGGCCGCGCAGTGGCCTCTTCCCACTGCAAATCCTCCAACCCTAGACAGCCCCAGGGCAGGAGCTTCCATTGGTAACGCTCCCAACCCTACCTTCTTTCTTCATCCTTCTTGCATCcatcttctttttaatatttactgaTTTCTTAACATCACAGGTCCGGATTCCTATGGGAAAATACGCCTGTTAGCCAGAGACTCCTCAAACTGGCCTGAGTGTAGGAAAGCGATTAGTAGCCACCCTGGGCGGGAGGTCCTAAGTCCTATATGGTCTCTGCATGAGGCTAAGGTGACTTCATCCCCTGAGAAGAGGACATGTTTTCTGTGGAGCTGGAGACAGGCCAGGTGAGCCCCGCAAAGGCCTGCAGGCATGGCCTTGCTCAAGAGCTGTAGGCTGTCATGACAGTCTCTTGGTTTTCTGCTTTCCAGTCTCCTAGCTTTAAAGGAGAGAGGCTGGGTAGGCTGGGGGCTGTGTGGAGGCTGGTTCACAGAggggaagtggggaaaaaaagtccCCATTTCAAAACCTTGCTACCTCCTCTACCAGATTCCGAGAGTGGTCACATTACTACAAGTGCGACATACAACCTGCACTTCTCAGCCTGGAATCAGGGAGAGAAGGTAGCAGAGATGGGCAGCGGCCAGGAGTCAGCTACCGGGGCCCCAAGCCCAAGTTGAAACATGGAAGTCTAATGCTCTATGCGGCCATGCAGGGGGGAAAATCCAATGGAAACCGTGTAGCGGTTCTCAATCTTGAGGCTGCATCCACCTGGAGAGATTGTTAAAGCCCAGATTGCTGGGCCCACCTCTAGAGTTGCTGATTTAGCAACCACTGTTTTAAACCAAAacggggaaagaaaaaaaaaaactactggagATTTGTAAGGTTATATTATTAACTACCTAGAGACAAGAAATGGGTCCAGGAGATCTTTTTGGTTCCTTTCCAGCtctaagacacatgcacaaaccTAAGAGTTCATTACATTTCTATACTCAATTTTGCCATCTCTGCGGCGTTTAAGCACTTAAAAACGCCATGAAGCATTTCCACTATCACCTGCAAATGCCCATTGAGAAAGAGTCTCAGATGATTCTGAACAGCTCCCAGATGATGCTGGTGCTTTTTGGTCtggagaccacactttgagaaccatggATCGaaggcagtgcttctcaaattttagcAAGCACTAGAATCATCTGGAGACCTTGTGCAACCACAGATACCCAGGTCCCACCTTAGAGATTCTCATTCGGTAGGTCTGTTTTGAGGACCTGAGAATTTGCATCTCTAACTAACTCCTAAATGATACTGATGTTGCTGGTCTGTGGTTCATACTCTGAGTAGCCCCAGTTTAGACTGAGTAGTGAGTGTTAAGCCTTTTTTATCAGCTCCCATATACTCGTGAGGACTGACTCATTTCTGCATGGAACACTCCTCTGAGATAAGCACTTCCCAGGTTTTTCATCCCCCTTTTTCCCTAATCAAGGAACTATTGTGGAATACTAGTGAGTGTGTCATTGACAGGGGCAACTTTAAATTCcactatttttataaagtaaattaCTCACACATTTCAGCATCTAACAAAGGATGACATCCCAGATTCATTCATACTCcaaaaaaaaggtgttttttgGTCAAACCTATTTAGAGACAGATCTTACGGAGTCCCTGCTGTGGGTATCAATGGCAATCTTCCACAACAGTGCAGTTCTAGAAGAATTCACAATGTCATTATTCTGAGGCTAGGGAAGAAATAATGCTCTAATAGTCATCTAACCTACAGAAACTTTcatgtcatcattttttttttaattgtaaggtAAAGcatcttagttttccttctaagaccTACTATAGGGCCTCAGAATTTAAAGTCATCCATTCCAAGTCCCCCATAACACAGAGCATGACATGCAAGTGGCCACTCAACTTGGGCCTCTCTCTACCTCTAGTGGAAATAGAACTCTTTACTTGTCTTCCACATTTTAGCATTGTCAGAAATTTCTTGGCTGgccaccgtggctcatgcctataatcccagcactttgggagacagaggagggtagatcacctgaggtcgggagttcgagatcaacctggctaacatggtgaaaccctgtctctactaaatataaaaaattagctgggcgtggtggtgcacgcctgtaatcccagctactcgggaggctgaggcagaagaattgcttgaacccgggaggcggaggttgcagtgagctggaatcacatcgttgcactccagcctgggcaatggagcgagactccgtctccaaaaagaaaaaaaagaaagaaatttcttcatcttctcatatgtaaaataggaTGCCAGATGGTGGCAATATGTTTCAGCTGGCAGTATTTGGGAGATTTGGGAGTCATTTCTTTCATCATTGCTTCTAAGTTTCTAGTTGATGAACCTGAAGCCTGAGGAAAGCACAGTCTTGGTCAAACATTGGTTTCCAGACTTGTGTGCATCTGTGTGACCCACCACTCTGCTCAGAGCCTCTGGCCAGGACTCACCTGACCCCTACAGCTGTGCCGTGTGACTGATAGGACAAGTCTACAAATGGTGGGTTTTTCTCATGCCTGCTGAAGCAGGGACTAGGAAACCATAGAAAGAGCCAAGGG
The Papio anubis isolate 15944 chromosome 17, Panubis1.0, whole genome shotgun sequence genome window above contains:
- the CDRT4 gene encoding CMT1A duplicated region transcript 4 protein isoform X1 yields the protein MSCTRDLKKEFSAGRREEGKISGHGIRTCDVKKSVNIKKKMDARRMKKEGLTENTGLPRKLLEKHDPWPAYVTYTSQTVKRLIEKSKTRELECMHALEESPWASRQNKPSSVIQPKRRKSSKSSGKAVFRDMLSESTLSMWGAYSVSAMAPTMIPEPTRLHTDSRDCPAENYNKIIFARKPVMRMLSTVRY
- the CDRT4 gene encoding CMT1A duplicated region transcript 4 protein isoform X3, whose amino-acid sequence is MDARRMKKEGLTENTGLPRKLLEKHDPWPAYVTYTSQTVKRLIEKSKTRELECMHALEESPWASRQNKPSSVIQPKRRKSSKSSGKAVFRDMLSESTLSMWGAYSVSAMAPTMIPEPTRLHTDSRDCPAENYNKIIFARKPVMRMLSTVRY
- the CDRT4 gene encoding CMT1A duplicated region transcript 4 protein isoform X2, with the translated sequence MSCTRDLKKEFSAGRREEGKISGHGLTENTGLPRKLLEKHDPWPAYVTYTSQTVKRLIEKSKTRELECMHALEESPWASRQNKPSSVIQPKRRKSSKSSGKAVFRDMLSESTLSMWGAYSVSAMAPTMIPEPTRLHTDSRDCPAENYNKIIFARKPVMRMLSTVRY